From the Anguilla rostrata isolate EN2019 chromosome 5, ASM1855537v3, whole genome shotgun sequence genome, the window GTGAGATCCTCAATCCTGACTGGATTACCCAGCTCCTTTATTTCACGACCATTCAGGAGAGCACTGACATGGGAGAGAACCTGACTCTCAGTAGGGACGGGTTTGAGGGTGTGGAACACAAATCGAAGAACGATGAAAATTGTGCCATAGCTGCAGAAACAGAGTGAAATTGAATATGGATTAAATGTCAATTATATGACAAGTTTAGACAGAGAAGTTATTGCCCTGGGAAGACCCAGACTGTTAAACCAAAGATTAAAATGGAAGCATACACTATACGTGGAGCTTCTGTGGTGGTCACCGTTCCACCAGATGTTGGTGCTACTGGAATGGGTGGAACACTTTCAGTGGCTGGTTGAGAAATTGTTGGTGCAACAGCAGAAGTTGTCGTAGGAACGACAGGGGAAGCGGTAGTGGTGGCAAGACCTGAAAGTACAGGAACAATGAGtcactgaaatgaataaaaaaggaacTTATAAAACAGAATTACTGATTTTCAGTAATGTTGTAGCACGAGCATTGGTGAATTAACAAATCTGCTAACAAAACATAATCGGAAAAGGAAATACACAGATTTTCAGAGATGTTGGAGCAGTAACAGGTGAATTTCAAGGAAACACACAACTGTCTTTTCCACTCTAACACGCACTTCAGGGAATTCACAATCTTGGAAACAACACATATAATCGGAAAAGGAAGTACACAGTAATTTGGGAAGCTGTATATTAGAGAGTGGTCAGTTCTGCCAAAATGAGGTGGGCACTACGGCAAATCATGTTTTATGATGCAAGAACAGCATGATGTTCAGCATGAGTTGATGGGTGCCAGGGGTGACTTACCACTAACTGCCAGTATCGCAGCCAGGAACTTGCTTGGTTGGTTGATGTCACCTTCCCGAAAGACATACTCCACATTGGCATGAATCTCGTTGGGCAAGTGGCTGCAGAAAGATGTGTAAAGATAGAATTAAAGAGATTTGCCCCATGCTTATCAATTGTACTTTTAGTTGATTTTACCACAATGATAAATTAGCAAAGTTTCTCAATGATGATATGTCAATAGTGTAAAGAACAAAGTCAGACCAAAAAACCAAAGGTTGATGACTTACGTAAAATTTGCTTGTGGGAAGGTGAAAGGACTTGCATTAGGTTGGCTCAGCAATCCATTCAGCTGGAGattaaagcagaaataaatagaTGAGTGAAAATTATCAATAAATTAAGGAATTATGCTCACTGCTATACAAGATTTGATTCATCGGTCAACTGAACAATAACCCAGAAATGACTGGAGTTACCCATGCATCTATAGGAAGATGGAAGCGGAATATACTGCAATTCGGAAGGATGAGAGATGCATCATGATACTGTAACAGCTGGACACTAGTTTAGACCTTTCAGGGTCTCTATAGAGAATGTTTTCATCAAAAATTCAATTCTGTTTCCTACTACTTTGCTGTGCTGCATGCCGACAGGCTAGGCTTACCAGGTTGTTGACCGAATCTTGAATGCGCACTTGTGTCTCCGTCCTGAGTTTCACATTCTCTGGAAAGCTCAAGTCATTGATCTTGTAGGCCAGTGTCAAAGCGAAGGAATTATCTGATAATCCTGAGAAAGAAACAATTGGAAGGAGATtattgaaaaacacattttgttttggcttcTCATTGAAACTTTTCatagcatttctgtttttctcactgAGGTACATATTGTACGTGCAAGCACAATCATCTGTACCGTTATCACTGTATAAAAAATTTTGGACATCATTAAAAAGTTTTCATGACTGAGTCACAATTCATTAAATtacaagaaaaacaatataaCATTGAATAATATTATTGTTACACTCTTAAAAAAAGGTCCTATGAAAGCATTGGATTAAAGATGGTTGAAAGATGCCAAGGGACAGTGGAAAAGATGGGGTGTGTAGACGTGTTACGTACGCTCATATGTGAGATTCTGCACCCTCACGGTATCATTCAACCGGATTTCATCACCATTCAAGAAAGGACTGCCCTTTGCCAGAACATCACTCTCACTGGGGACGGTGTTGTTGGTGTGGAACACAAGTCGGACAAAGATAAAAACTGGACCCACACTGCAGAAACACATGGAGATAACATTAGCATTAGAAGTCCATCAAACAGCAGGTTGGACAGAGAAATTATTTCACTGCCAGGTCCCCAACTACAAAACCAAAGATAATAATGGAAACATACACTGTATATGGAGCTGCTGTGGTGGTCACTGCTGGAGAACTCGTTGTAGCAATGGCAGGGGAAGCTGTAATGGTGGCAAGACATGAAAGTGCAGAAACAATGAGACACAAACATAACTAAATTAGAAACGTTATCCTGCAAAAAAGCAGATTTTCAGAGATGTTGGAGCGGAAACAGGTGAATTTCAAGGAAACACACAACTGTCCTTTCcactctaactcacagtacaggGAATTCACAATCTTGGAAACAGCACATAAAATCGTAAAATGGAAGTACACAGTAATCTGGGAAGCTGTACATCCGAGAGTGGTCAGTTCTGCCAAAATGAGGTGGGCACTACAGCAAATCATGTTTTATGATGCAAGAACAGCATGACGTTTAGCATGAGTTGATGGGTGTCAGGGGTAACTTACCACTAACTGCCAGTATCGCAGCCAGGAAGTTGCTTGGTTGGTTGATGTCACCTTCCCGAAAGACATACTCCACATTGGCATGAATCTCGTTGGGCAGGTGGCTGCAGAAAGATGTGTAAAGGTAGAATTTCAGAGGTTTGCCCCATGCTGATCAATTGtacttttagtttattttaccaCAATGGTACATTTGCAACTTTTCTCAATGATGATATGTCAATATTGTAAAGAACAAAGTCAGACCAAAGAGCCCAAAGTTGGTGACTTACGTAAAATTTGCTTGTGGGAAGGTAAAAGGACTTGCATTAGGTTGGTTCAGCAATCCATTCAGCTGGAGGTTTAAGAGGAAATAAATAGGTGAGTGAAGATTATCTACAAATTTAGAAATTATGCTCACTGCTAGATAAACTTTGATTCATTGGTCAACTGAACAATAACCCAGAAATTACTGGAGTTACCCATGCATCTACAGGAAGATGGCAACGGAATATACTGCAATTCAGAAGGCTTTGAGATGCATCATGATACTGCAACAGCTGGACAGTAGTTTAGACCTTTAAGGTCTCTGAAGAGAATGTTCTTATCAACAATTAATGTCTGTTTGTTGCTACTTTACTGTGCTGCATGCCGATATGCTAGGCTTACCAAGTTGTTGACAGAGTCCTGAATGCGTGCTTGCGTCTCTGTCCTGAGTTCAACATTCTCTGGAAAGCTCACGTCATTGATCTTGTAGGCCAGTGTCAAAGCGAAGGAATTATCTGATAATCCTGAGAAAGAATCAATTAGAAGGAGATTCTTGAAAAACACGTTTTGCTTTGGCTTCGCATTGAAACTTCTcatagcattttgtttttgtcactgaGGCACATAGAGTACGTGCAAGCACCCTCGTCTGTAACGCTATCTCTGTATAAAGAATTCACGACatcattaaaaagtttttattacTGAGTCACAATtcataaaagtacaaaaatacaatattacattgAATAATATTATTGTTACACTCTTTAAAAAAGCTCCTATGAAAGCATTGGATTAAAGATGGCTGAAAGATGCCAAGGGACAGTGGAAAAGATAGGGTGTGTAGACGTGTTACGTACGCTCATATGTGAGATTCTGCACTCTCACGGTATCATTCAACCGGATTTCATCACCATTCAAGAAAGGACTGCCCTTTGCCAGAACATCACTCTCACTGGGGACGGTGTTGTTGGTTTGGAACACAAGTCGGACAAAGATAAACACTGGACCcacactgcagaaacacacagagataaCATGAGGATTAGAACCGCAGGTTAGACAGACAAACTGGGAGGGAGGACTAGAAGGACCCCATCTCTAAGTCCAaagaacaaaatggaaacataCACTGTATGTGGAGCTGCTGTTGTGGTTTCTGTTCCCACGAATGTTGGTGCTTGTGAAATGGGAGCAACACTTCTTGTGGCTGGCTGTGAAATTGTAACATCAGCTGAGGTTTTTGAAGATGAAGAAGTTGTTCCAACAGTGACCGTAGCAGCTTCTGTTGGGGTAATTGTTCTAGCGAATGTTTGTGCGACTGGAATTTCAGTTGCTGGTAAAGAAATCTTTGGAACAACAGCTGAAGTTGTTGCAGATACTGGCAAATTAGTTTTACCAGTGACAGAAGTAGCACCACCTGTTGTAGAAGATATTACAGAATTTGTTACAACTTGAAAGGGGGTATCTGTTTTTGTTGAAGATGGTCGAGTATTTATTGTTGTTGACAGAGTGCTTGCTGAGGGAGCTTCCCTTCCTTTTGTTGATGCACTTGTATTAAGAGCGCTAGTCATATTTGTTGGAGAAAATGTAGTTACAGCATCCATTGTTTGATtgcttgatgttgtagcttcaGTTTTAGTCATTGGATTGCTTATCATCATGGAAGTTGTACTTGTatttgttggagcacttgtgcTAATAGGCGCTACAATTATTATAGGAGCACTTGTAGTATTTGGGCCATTAGCTGTAACTGAATGTTCAGTCAACATTGGAGCAATTGTAGTAGTTGGAGCATCACTTATTGTCAGAACACTTGTGGTCATTGAGGCTTCAGGTGATGTTGGAACAATTGTTCTACTTAGGTTTTCAGTTGTTGTTAGAGTgattgttgtggtaggggcttctgttgttgttggagcctGTTGTTGTGAGCCATTGTAGTGCTAAGGACAATGTTGTTCGGGTTTGTGGGCTTCTGTtcttgttggagcacttgttgtagggCATCATGTGCTTGTTGGAGGCTATGTCAGGTGTGTGTTGCATAGGGCTGTTGTGGAAGGATTTTGTTGTTGGAGCCATAGTTGAGTTTGGTGGAAGGGCTGGTTGTGGTACGGGCTTCTGTTTTGTTGGAGCATCATTGTAGTTGGGCCATAGTTGTGTTGTTGGAGGGCTTGTGGTGGTTGGGGCTtctgttgttggagcacttgttgttgttggatccattgtttttgttggagggcttgttgtggtaggggcttcagttgttgttagCGCAATTGTTGTAGTCATAGCCATAGTGGTTGTTGGAGGGCCTGTGGTGGTTggggcttctgttgttgttggagaacctgttgtagttggagccgTAGTTGTTGGagagcttgttgtggtaggggcaattgttgttgttggatgGCTTGTGGATGTAAGGgattcagttgttgttggagcattAGTTGTAGTTGGAGTCATAGTGCTTGTTGGACGGCTTGTGGTGGTCGGGGCTTCAGATGTTGTTACAGAacctgttgtagttggagccgTAGTTGTTGGagagcttgttgtggtaggggattctgttgttgttggagcacttgttgttgttggaggacttgttgtggtaggggcttcagaTGTTGTTTGCGCACTTGTTGTAGTCAGGGCCACAGTGGTTGTTGGAGGGCTTGTGGTGGTTTGGGCatctgttgtagttggagcacttgttgttgttgtcacagggcttgttgtggtaggggtatcagttgttgttggagtaCTTGTTGTATTCAGagccattgttgttgttggagggctTGTTGTGGTGGGCGactctgttgttgttggagcactggTTGTTGTCGTGgcaattgttgttgttggagggcttgtggtggtaggggcttcagttgttgtagaacctgttgtagttggagccgTAGTTGTTGGAGAGCTCGTTGTGGTAGGGGAATCTGTTGTCGTTGGAGCACTGGTTGTTGTCAGGgcaattgttgttgttggagggctTGTGGTGGTTgaggcttcagttg encodes:
- the LOC135256007 gene encoding mucin-2-like; the encoded protein is MALTTTSPPTTTSGQTTTEAPTTTSPPTTTIALTTTSAPTTTDSPTTTSSPTTTAPTTTGSTTTEAPTTTSPPTTTIATTTTSAPTTTESPTTTSPPTTTMALNTTSTPTTTDTPTTTSPVTTTTSAPTTTDAPTTTSPPTTTVALTTTSAQTTSEAPTTTSPPTTTSAPTTTESPTTTSSPTTTAPTTTGSLTTSEAPTTTSRPTSTMTPTTTNAPTTTESLTSTSHPTTTIAPTTTSSPTTTAPTTTGSPTTTEAPTTTGPPTTTMAMTTTIAPTTTEAPTTTSPPTTTMDPTTTTSTTTSPPTTTIALTTTSAPTTTDSPTTTSSPTTTAPTTTGSTTTEAPTTTSPPTTTIATTTTSAPTTTESPTTTSPPTTTMALNTTSTPTTTDTPTTTSPVTTTTSAPTTTDAQTTTSPPTTTVALTTTSAQTTSEAPTTTSPPTTTSAPTTTESPTTTSSPTTTAPTTTGSVTTSEAPTTTSRPTSTMTPTTTNAPTTTESLTSTSHPTTTIAPTTTSSPTTTAPTTTGSPTTTEAPTTTGPPTTTMAMTTTIALTTTEAPTTTSPPTKTMDPTTTSAPTTEAPTTTSPPTTQLWPNYNDAPTKQKPVPQPALPPNSTMAPTTKSFHNSPMQHTPDIASNKHMMPYNKCSNKNRSPQTRTTLSLALQWLTTTGSNNNRSPYHNNHSNNN